The following nucleotide sequence is from Acetobacteroides hydrogenigenes.
TAGCTCCATACAGGCGGTGCTGTCGGGAACCCTCAACTTCGTATTCAACAAGTACGATGGCACCCGCACCTTTGCCGAGGTGGTGCAGCAGGCGCAGGACGAGGGCTACACCGAGCCCGACCCACGCCTCGACCTCAGCGGAACGGATGTTATGCGTAAGATACTAATACTTGCTCGCGAATCGGGCCGTGTGCTGGAGATGGAGCAGATAAAGAACGCCGAATTCCTGCCCGAGTCGTGCATGGAGGGTGATATCGCCAGCTTCTACGGCGAGGTTGCCAAGCACGAAGCCCACTTTAAAGAGCTGCTCGAAAAGGCACAAGTCGAGGGCAAGCGCCTGAAGTATATCGCAACGCTTAAGGGTGATAAGGCATCGGTAGGCCTGCAGGCCGTTAGCCCAACAAGCGACTTCTACAACCTCGATGGTAAGGATAACGCCGTGCTCTTCTTCACCGACCGCTACAAGGAGCAGCCGCTGGTGGTAAAAGGAGCAGGGGCAGGTGCTGAGGTAACAGCCTCTGGAATCTTCTCCGACATTATTAGGGCGGCAAGGGTTTAGCTGGTAACGAATTAATGTCAATTAGTTAACGTCAGTTCAACGTAAGAAGATAATGTTAAAAAGCAAAGGTTGCTAAGCGGGTATTCCCCTCCTTTTTAAGGAGGGGTGCCCGAAGGGCGGGGTGGTTTTAGTCGATACAGCAAGAAATTATCTGATTTTTCAACTACAACCACCCCCGGCTGCGCCGACCCCTCCTTGAAAAGGAGGGGAGTCGTACTGATTCTATCTTATGCTAACCTGTTTGGGTTACATTTCAATTATTCAATACTTAGATCGAACTCACGTTAAATACAAACTTTACAAACAAAGAAATGGTAAAACAGGTAAAAGTCCACGCGCCAGCAACGGTAGCCAACATGGTGTGCGGATTCGACATACTGGGCTTTGCCCTAGAGGCACCCTACGACGAGATGGTGCTCCGCCTCATCGACGAGCCCATCATCCGCATCATCAACAAGGACGACTACAACCTACCCACCAACCCGCCCGACAACGTGGCGGGAGCAGCCCTCCTTGCGCTGATGGATGAGCTGGATGGGAAAGTAGGCTTCGAGGTGGAGATTAAGAAGAAAATCAAGCCGGGCAGCGGCATTGGCTCCAGCGCGGCTAGCGCAGCCGGAGCGGTGGTGGGCGCAAACTATTTGCTTGGGAATAGATTCTCCTCCGACGACCTGGTGCGCTTTGCCATGTGCGGCGAGAAGGTGGCCAGCGGCGTGAAGCATGCCGACAACATCACCCCCTGCATACTTGGCGGGGTTACGCTTATCCGCTCCATCTTTCCACTCGACGTAGTGCAGCTGTCGTCGCCAGCGCTACACGTCACCGTGGTGCATCCGCAGATAGAGGTAAAGACCGAGAACGCCCGCAAAATCCTCAAGCACCAGGTGGAACTGAAGGATGCCATAAAGCAATGGGGCAACGTAGCCGGGCTAGTGGCTGGCCTACTCAAAAAGGACTACGACCTGCTGGGGCGCTCGCTGGAGGATGTCATCATCGAGCCCATCCGCAGCATCCTAATCCCCGGCTTCGACGAGGTGAAGACGCGGTGCAAGGAGGTGGGGGCGCTAGGCGGCGGCATATCGGGCTCGGGTCCATCTATCTTTATGCTGAGCAAGGACGAGGCTACCGCCCTCAAGGTGGAGACGGTGATGGCAGAGGTGTTCACCCGTCTGGGCATCGACTACCACACCTACGTTACCGCCATTAACAACAGTGGGGTAAAGGTTTTTGAGGAGTAAGGTAACGAAGTTCGGACTAAGCGTAGGCAGTGGCCACACAGAATAAGGCCAGAGAGAATAGCCTTCCGAATTCAAACGTATAAGGTCCAATAGACGCAGTTTATCCCCTCCTTGGGAGGGGTAGGGGTGGGTCAAGAAGGCAAAGTGGAGCGGGAGTCTTTGATTTAAACGAACAAACCCACCCCCTGCCCCCTCCAAGGAGGGGATAAGCAGCCTTGATTATGCATTAGGCTTTGAGAAAAACCTTAGCTTGACGGCTACAGGATGCTATGCTTAGCCCGGAGCCATAACCGTGGAACCGTTAAGGCGTAATTCCATCATCATCAAAAAAAAAGAAAAACCAATGAAATACTATAGCACCAACAGGCAGTCTGCGCTGGTAGACTTTAGGGAGGCAACCATCGAAGGGCTGGCGCCCGACAAGGGGCTGTACTTCCCGGAGGCCATTCCGCAGATCGACCCTCACATGATCGAGAACATCAGGTCCTACTCGAACGTCGATATCGCCTTCAACGTGATGAAGCCCTACGTGGAGGGGGCGCTCCCCGATGGCGAGCTGCTGCGGATTGTAGCCGAATCGATCAGCTACGAATTCCCGCTTGTAGCCATCAACGACAGGATAGCATCGCTCGAACTCTTCCACGGGCCAACCTTTGCCTTTAAGGATCTCGGGGCCCGCTTCATGAGCCGCTGCCTGGGCTACTTTGCGCAGGATGCCAGCCAAAAGATGACGGTGCTGGTGGCCACCTCGGGCGACACCGGCGGCGCAGTGGCCAGCGGCTTCTACGACGTTCCGGGCGTGGAGGTGGTTATCCTCTACCCTTCGGGCAAGGTGAGCAACGTGCAGGAGAAGCAGCTAACCACGCTGGGCAAAAACGTGTACGCGCTGGAGGTGCAGGGCAACTTCGACGACTGCCAGCGGCTGGTAAAGGAGGCCTTTGCCGATACCGCGCTTCGTAGCCAGCGGTTCCTCACCTCGGCCAACTCCATCAACGTGGCGCGCTGGCTGCCCCAGCAGCTGTTCTACTTCTTCGCCTACAAGCAGTGGAAGAATAAGGGAGAAGCCCCCGTGGTAGCGGTGCCCAGCGGCAACTTCGGGAATATCTGTTCGGGGATGCTGGCCAACCTCTCGGGCCTCCCCATCAAGAAGTTTGTGGTGGCCTGCAACGCCAACGATGCGGTGCCCGCGTACCTGCTTAGCGGCAGGTATAGCCCCAAGGATACCATCAGCACCATCTCCAACGCCATGGACGTGGGCAACCCCAGCAACTTTGTGCGCTTGCTCGAACTGTACAGGAGTAGCTATGAGCAAATCAAGCAGAGCATGGTAGGCTACAGCATCAGCGACGAGGTTACCCGCGACACCATCCGCAGCGTGGCCGACCGCTACGGCTACTGGCTCGACCCCCACGGGGCCGTTGCCTATAAGGCGCTGGAGCAATACCTCAGCGAGCACCCTGCCGACAGCGGCTTCATCCTCGAAACCGCCCACCCCGTTAAGTTCGACAGCGGAGTGGAGGTTGAGCAAGCGCTACCCGCCGTCCTAACCGAAAAGGTGGCCCTGCTGCTAAAGAGCGAGAAGCACTCTACCGTTATCAGGCCTGCTTACGATGAGCTAAAGGCGTTCCTGCTCGAAAGCCGATAGCAAGTACTGTAATCCATTCAGGCAAAATGGGCTGTCAACAACCGCTGACAGCCCATTTTATGTGAATAGCAAAAGTTTTGATCTTCATACTCAGGGAGTGCTACTTCGGGTACTCCACCCTTGAGTGGTATATGTTCAGCAGCTTGCGCTTAAAAATTTCCTTCGTCAGGGTAACCTCGCTAAGGCTGATATCTGCCCTATCGAGTTGGCCATCGTCCATCTTCATCTTCACAATATCGTCCACCAGCTGGCTGATGGTTTCTGGAGTGTACTCCTTCAAGCTTCGAGAGGCCGCCTCTACTCCATCAGCAAGCATCAGAATGGTTTCCTCCTTCGATAGCGGCTTTGGCCCTGTGTAGGTAAACCGCCCGTCGATATTCTGCTCGTTCGAGCTCTCGATGTACTTTTTGTAGAAGTACTTCACCTTGGTAGTACCATGGTGAGTACGAATAAAGCGGATGATACTGCTGTGAAGCCTGTACTTACGCGCAATTTGAACCCCATCGGTTACGTGCCGAATGATGATGGCTGCACTTTCGTCGGGGTCGAGGTTTCGGTGCGGATTAAAATTCGACGACTGGTTTTCGGTAAAGTAGCTAGGATTATTCATTTTACCAACATCGTGATAAAGGGCTCCTGCCCTTATTAGCAGAGGATTGCCCCCCACCTCGCGCGCAACGGCCTCGCCTAGGTTAGCAACCTGCAAGGAGTGCTGGAATGTTCCGGGAGCCAGCTCCGATAGCTCACGTAGCAAAGGCTGATTGGTATCGGTAAGCTCGTGAAGCGTAGCATCCGAAAGAAACCCGAAAAGACGCTCTATTGGGTAGGCAAACTGGTAGGCAATTAGCACACAAAGAGCATTTACGAATAGCCACAGCACATTCCATGCGGCTTGCGAATCGAACACTGCATCCTTTAGCAGGCTTAATGCCAGATAAGAAGTTAAGTAAGTAATAAAAACGACCAACACCGCTACAAAAATCCGCCCCCCCGAACGGTATATGTGCTTCATCGTAAATATGGCCACCACACCAGGGAAGTAGTTCATCATAACAAACTCGAAGCTGTTGGGGGCAACCATTGCACAAATCAGTACAATTATGTTATAGGTGAAGAACGCAACTCGCGAATCGTAAAACGTTCGGATAAACATTGCCGATATGGCAATTGGCACAATAAAAATGCTCACGCTCTCGATCTTAACCACCCATGCCACCAACGCCACCATGCCTACAATGGATAGGAGAAGAAAGATCGTTGTTCGATACCCCTCCAGCACCTCGTGCCGGTACCCAAACAGAAATAGGTAGAGCAACGCCAGCGCACCACCAACCAGCAGCAGCTGTCCTGCTACCAGATAGTAGATATTCTTCGTGTAGGAAAATCGGCTGGCATTTTCGCGCTTTAGGGACTCCAGCATCTTAAAGGTAGCCTCGTTCACCAGCTCTCCCTTCGACACAATTTTCTGTCCGGCACTAATCATCCCATTAGAAATCGAAACATCGTTAAGCTTATCGCTCAAGAATTGCGCCGTAGCCTTTTTATCGTAATCGAGATTAGGCTTAATGTAACCATTCAGCTCTATTGCCTGAATAAATGCCTTAGCCCTCTTCAGGTTCGAATCGAAATACATCGGAGTGATCTGCGATAGGATGTAGGCTGTAGCCGAATTCACGGTAAAAATGTCCGAAACTGAAAGCTGAGTTACATTCTCATCGATAATAACAAGAATGTTATCCTTCTTTTGGGATGCAACCTGCGCTAAATCGACTTCAGAGACCACGCCCTTATCGTACACCCCCTTTAAAAGATCTGCAATCGACCCCATCACTCGGCGATATTCGGTCAACGGCATAGACCAACCGCTAGGAAGTTTCTGCTCCATCAGGCTATTTAGAGATAAGGCTCCAGAGCGT
It contains:
- the thrC gene encoding threonine synthase, which translates into the protein MKYYSTNRQSALVDFREATIEGLAPDKGLYFPEAIPQIDPHMIENIRSYSNVDIAFNVMKPYVEGALPDGELLRIVAESISYEFPLVAINDRIASLELFHGPTFAFKDLGARFMSRCLGYFAQDASQKMTVLVATSGDTGGAVASGFYDVPGVEVVILYPSGKVSNVQEKQLTTLGKNVYALEVQGNFDDCQRLVKEAFADTALRSQRFLTSANSINVARWLPQQLFYFFAYKQWKNKGEAPVVAVPSGNFGNICSGMLANLSGLPIKKFVVACNANDAVPAYLLSGRYSPKDTISTISNAMDVGNPSNFVRLLELYRSSYEQIKQSMVGYSISDEVTRDTIRSVADRYGYWLDPHGAVAYKALEQYLSEHPADSGFILETAHPVKFDSGVEVEQALPAVLTEKVALLLKSEKHSTVIRPAYDELKAFLLESR
- a CDS encoding HD family phosphohydrolase produces the protein MKFSNLKIYKTKRPILVLLFLLAAVAIVWILPKTPTFKQEYRMGAMWLHADLYAPFDIPLYKTEAELSAEKRQLRAKSLPLFRLSARSGALSLNSLMEQKLPSGWSMPLTEYRRVMGSIADLLKGVYDKGVVSEVDLAQVASQKKDNILVIIDENVTQLSVSDIFTVNSATAYILSQITPMYFDSNLKRAKAFIQAIELNGYIKPNLDYDKKATAQFLSDKLNDVSISNGMISAGQKIVSKGELVNEATFKMLESLKRENASRFSYTKNIYYLVAGQLLLVGGALALLYLFLFGYRHEVLEGYRTTIFLLLSIVGMVALVAWVVKIESVSIFIVPIAISAMFIRTFYDSRVAFFTYNIIVLICAMVAPNSFEFVMMNYFPGVVAIFTMKHIYRSGGRIFVAVLVVFITYLTSYLALSLLKDAVFDSQAAWNVLWLFVNALCVLIAYQFAYPIERLFGFLSDATLHELTDTNQPLLRELSELAPGTFQHSLQVANLGEAVAREVGGNPLLIRAGALYHDVGKMNNPSYFTENQSSNFNPHRNLDPDESAAIIIRHVTDGVQIARKYRLHSSIIRFIRTHHGTTKVKYFYKKYIESSNEQNIDGRFTYTGPKPLSKEETILMLADGVEAASRSLKEYTPETISQLVDDIVKMKMDDGQLDRADISLSEVTLTKEIFKRKLLNIYHSRVEYPK
- a CDS encoding homoserine kinase, which codes for MVKQVKVHAPATVANMVCGFDILGFALEAPYDEMVLRLIDEPIIRIINKDDYNLPTNPPDNVAGAALLALMDELDGKVGFEVEIKKKIKPGSGIGSSAASAAGAVVGANYLLGNRFSSDDLVRFAMCGEKVASGVKHADNITPCILGGVTLIRSIFPLDVVQLSSPALHVTVVHPQIEVKTENARKILKHQVELKDAIKQWGNVAGLVAGLLKKDYDLLGRSLEDVIIEPIRSILIPGFDEVKTRCKEVGALGGGISGSGPSIFMLSKDEATALKVETVMAEVFTRLGIDYHTYVTAINNSGVKVFEE